The window AGCGCAATGGTTGTCGGCAACCTGTTTGAGCGGTAGCGAGTTTTGCCGACATTGCGATGTAAGAGAATGGAGAGAGGGAACCCGGAGGGTGCAATGACGGGAGTCGATTTTGCGGTACTTTTGTCGACGCAAAAGTGCCCCGACGTGCGGGCGCGGAAGCCCGCGTCACGTGGGTATCACCTTCGCGAACGGATGAAGTTCGCCGGTGCGATTCGTTGCGTATTACGAACCACTGAATCTCAAGATCACAGTCAAAGTCGCCGGGTTTCGTCCCGGCAGCCGACATACTTTTGACTGGCCGCTCAAAAGTATGCAAAAACCAGCTGAACTTCTCCTGAACCTGGGTTAACCGACACGGGATCAGTTTCCGTGATGTTTCACCTATCCGGCTCGTCGCCCTTTAGGTCGGCGAATCGTGCGCGTCATCACCTTTGGCGTAAAACGTTGGTAACAGTCTTTCGTCTTTCTTTATCTCTGGTGTGGCACCGATCTAACGGGTGGGCAATGCCCACCCTTCTTTAGACTGTTATTTCACAACCCGGGTAATTCGTGAAGCCGGGTTGTGGTGCTAAGTTGTCAACCAAAGGCATCATTTTCTCCGCAAGGAGTTGCTTCAACGTCCGCTCCACGGCATCACGATAACAGACAAAGATGACCCGTTCGATCTGATCATTCCCACGCAGACACTGTTCCACCACATCCATGGCGATCTCACAGGCTGTCGGCACGGGGAACTGATAACTGCCGCAACTGATGGCCGGAAAGGCCAGAGTTTTCAGACCATATTCACGTGCCAGACTGAAACAGGCCCGGTAACAGGAAGCCAGCAACGCCTGCTCATTGCCTTGGCCCTCGTCCCATTGTGGTCCGACGGTGTGAATGACATAGCGGGCCGGCAGATTATAGCCTGATGTGATTTTCGCGGTTCCAACCAGGCACCCTTTGAGCCGCCGGCACTCTTCCATCAGCTCCGGTCCGGCTGCATCGTGAATGGCCCCATCAACACCGCCACTTCCCAACAACTTTGTCGTCGCCGTATTGACAATCGCATCAACATTGAGCTGAGTGATATCCGCTTTGATAATCTCAATCCGTTTCATGATTCATCCTGTTTTCAAGTTGACGTTCGCAGCTTCCATCCCACCCCAGGATGCACGTCAGCCACCACTCAACATCTGATGAATCCGGGCCGCCGCCCGCTTACCATCACCCATGGCCAGGATCACCGTCGATCCGCCGCGGGTGATATCGCCCCCGGCATAGATACCCGGCAGGTTGGTCTGGCCGTCGTCGTCAATCCGAATCTGACCGGAAGGCTGCAACTCCAGATGGGGAGCCGTTGCCGTCAACAAGGGATTGGGCCGGGTTCCCAAGGCATTAACCACCACATCAACAGCCAGATCAACGGTTTCGCCGTCAATCGGCTCCGGCCGCTGACGCCCTGAGGCATCCGGCTCACCGAGACGCATTTTCTGACAGCGCAAGGCCGTTGCCCAGCCCTGGTCATTGCCGAGGATCTCCAGCGGTGAGCTGAGCATGACAAACTCAACCCCTTCGGCTTTGGCGTGATGCACCTCTTCACGGCGGGCAGGCATCTGCGCTTCGCTGCGGCGATAAACGATCATGGCCTGCTCGGCGCCCAGACGACGCGCGGTCCGCACGCAGTCCATGGCCGTGTTCCCGGCACCAACCACCGCCACTCGCTTGCCCTGGACAATCGGTGTCGGGCTGTCGGCCAAACGACCAGCGCCCATCAGGTTGACACGGGTCAGGTATTCGTTGGCGGCATACACCCCTTTGAGGTGCTCTCCGGGAATATTCATCATCATCGGCAAGCCGGCACCATTGCTGATCAACACCGCATCGAAATCCTCTTTGAGCTGATCAATG of the Desulfuromonas acetoxidans DSM 684 genome contains:
- the gltA gene encoding NADPH-dependent glutamate synthase; translated protein: MTEAMTPKQRLAIQRVIMPEQDAGARSANFTEVNLGLNHEQAVAEAQRCLQCKSRVCVDGCPVQVGIPEFIAAVANDDLPGAARILQRDNALPAVCGRVCPQENQCEARCVRGVKGEAVAIGYLERFVADWAMTHAEGLEQATPPTASGKLVAVVGSGPCGLSAAGDLIRQGHKVTIFEALHDTGGVLRYGIPEFRLPKTIVDQEVARLEALGVEIQCNVVVGKTLTIDQLKEDFDAVLISNGAGLPMMMNIPGEHLKGVYAANEYLTRVNLMGAGRLADSPTPIVQGKRVAVVGAGNTAMDCVRTARRLGAEQAMIVYRRSEAQMPARREEVHHAKAEGVEFVMLSSPLEILGNDQGWATALRCQKMRLGEPDASGRQRPEPIDGETVDLAVDVVVNALGTRPNPLLTATAPHLELQPSGQIRIDDDGQTNLPGIYAGGDITRGGSTVILAMGDGKRAAARIHQMLSGG
- a CDS encoding O-acetyl-ADP-ribose deacetylase, encoding MKRIEIIKADITQLNVDAIVNTATTKLLGSGGVDGAIHDAAGPELMEECRRLKGCLVGTAKITSGYNLPARYVIHTVGPQWDEGQGNEQALLASCYRACFSLAREYGLKTLAFPAISCGSYQFPVPTACEIAMDVVEQCLRGNDQIERVIFVCYRDAVERTLKQLLAEKMMPLVDNLAPQPGFTNYPGCEITV